From the genome of Streptomyces sp. NBC_00659, one region includes:
- a CDS encoding Lrp/AsnC family transcriptional regulator: MDAVDRQLIQALRENGRASYAELGRLVGLSGPSVTDRINRLEAAGVITGYRATVDSASLGLGVTALIGISLSDAADHEDVARRLRDLSEIEDCWFIAGDDSFMLKVRSSDVDGLEKTIRRLSGTKGVSRTRTTIVLSTKWENRVGELPEEE; encoded by the coding sequence ATGGACGCGGTGGACAGGCAGCTCATCCAGGCCCTGAGGGAGAACGGCCGGGCCTCCTACGCGGAGCTGGGGCGCCTCGTCGGACTGTCGGGACCCAGTGTCACCGACCGCATCAACCGGCTGGAGGCGGCCGGTGTCATCACCGGGTACCGCGCGACGGTCGACTCGGCCTCGCTCGGTCTCGGCGTCACCGCCCTGATCGGCATCTCGCTCTCCGACGCCGCCGACCACGAGGACGTGGCCCGGCGGCTGCGCGACCTCAGCGAGATCGAGGACTGCTGGTTCATCGCGGGCGACGACTCGTTCATGCTCAAGGTGCGCTCCAGCGACGTCGACGGACTGGAGAAGACCATCCGGCGGCTGTCGGGGACCAAGGGCGTCTCCCGTACCCGTACGACGATCGTGCTCTCCACGAAGTGGGAGAACCGGGTCGGAGAGCTGCCCGAGGAGGAGTAG
- the mqnE gene encoding aminofutalosine synthase MqnE, whose product MDVGLKRELEDKVRAGERLSREDGIALYESDDLAWLGGLAHEVRTRKNGDVVHFNVNRHLNMTNVCTASCAYCSFQRKPGEKDAYTMRIEEAVRLAKSMEGENLTELHIVNGLHPSLPWRYYPRSLSELKKALPDVSLKAFTATEIHHFETISGLSASEILDELIEAGLESLTGGGAEIFDWEVRQHIVDHRTHWEDWSRIHRLAHEKGLKTPCTMLYGHIEEPRHRVDHVLRLRELQDETGGFQVFIPLRYQHDFVDMKDGKVRNRLQARTQMATGAEALKTFAVSRLLFDNVPHVKVFWVMHGVQTAQLALQHGADDMDGSVVEYKITHDADNYGTPNKLTREDLLDLIRDAGFRPVERNTRYEIIREYEGPDAERRESPQAMRV is encoded by the coding sequence ATGGATGTCGGGCTCAAGCGCGAGCTGGAGGACAAGGTCCGGGCCGGTGAGCGGCTCAGCCGCGAGGACGGCATCGCGCTGTACGAGTCGGACGACCTGGCCTGGCTCGGCGGGCTCGCGCACGAGGTGCGCACGCGGAAGAACGGCGACGTCGTCCACTTCAACGTCAACCGCCACCTCAACATGACGAACGTGTGCACCGCGTCCTGCGCGTACTGCTCGTTCCAGCGCAAGCCGGGCGAGAAGGACGCGTACACGATGCGCATCGAGGAGGCCGTCCGCCTCGCCAAGTCGATGGAGGGCGAGAACCTCACCGAGCTGCACATCGTCAACGGCCTGCACCCCAGCCTGCCCTGGCGCTACTACCCGCGCTCGCTCAGCGAACTGAAGAAGGCCCTGCCGGACGTCTCGCTGAAGGCGTTCACGGCCACCGAGATCCACCACTTCGAGACCATCTCGGGGCTGTCGGCCTCGGAGATCCTCGACGAGCTGATCGAGGCCGGTCTGGAGTCGCTGACCGGCGGCGGCGCGGAGATCTTCGACTGGGAGGTCCGGCAGCACATCGTCGACCACCGCACCCACTGGGAGGACTGGTCGCGCATCCACCGCCTCGCGCACGAGAAGGGTCTCAAGACCCCGTGCACGATGCTGTACGGGCACATCGAGGAGCCCCGTCACCGGGTCGACCACGTGCTGCGGCTGCGTGAGCTCCAGGACGAGACCGGCGGCTTCCAGGTCTTCATCCCGCTGCGCTACCAGCACGACTTCGTGGACATGAAGGACGGCAAGGTCAGGAACCGCCTCCAGGCGCGGACCCAGATGGCGACCGGCGCCGAGGCGCTGAAGACCTTCGCCGTCTCCCGGCTGCTCTTCGACAACGTCCCGCACGTCAAGGTCTTCTGGGTCATGCACGGAGTCCAGACCGCCCAGCTCGCGCTCCAGCACGGCGCCGACGACATGGACGGCTCGGTCGTCGAGTACAAGATCACGCACGACGCGGACAACTACGGCACGCCGAACAAGCTCACCCGCGAGGACCTGCTGGACCTCATCCGGGACGCGGGCTTCCGCCCGGTGGAGCGCAACACGCGCTACGAGATCATCCGCGAGTACGAGGGACCGGACGCGGAGCGCCGCGAGTCGCCGCAGGCCATGCGGGTCTGA